CGAGGTGCTCAAGCTCGCCGGGACCGAACGCCGATCCACACAGCGCTGTGAGCCGCTCCGGGACCACATCGCCGGTCGGCAGCTCGAACACGTGCACCACTCGACGCGTCTCGCCGACCGTGCCCGGCAACGGACGCCCGAACACCAGCCGAACCGTCACCGCGCACCCCGCAGCGCGTGACGCCCGGCGGGAACGGATGCGATCGGGGCGCTACCCGCCCCCGCCGGAACCGGGGTCCGGCCGACGACGGCCGGAGTGCACGAGCGTCGGAACAGCCGACGCCAGACACCACGCTTCGGATGCCGACGCGGCGCTATCCGCTCGGACACATCTCGAAGGGTGGCCAGAGCGGCTAGAAAGGCGTGGCATCGTGCGCACGGGGTACCGGGAGGCACGAGGAGCGAGGCGACGTCGACGACGTGCCCGCAGACTGCCTCATAACGGCCGTCCTGCGCTTGCGTTCCGGCTAGGAACTGTTCATCGGTCACTGCGTGATCGCGACCGTCGACAACGCATCGATGCCAGCTCAAGTACAACCCGGCGACCTTCCCCGGCCTTTCGTAGCTCACCCGCACGCCTTCCAAGCTGGGTCGAAATTGACCTCCATGACAGAATGAAATGAGTCTCAGGTCAGCGCGGGCGGAGAACCAGGACTCGCAGACGACCTGTGGGCGCCATAAGCACGACTCGGGCGGCGACAAGGGAGAAGGACGAATGCGAGACGCGGACAGGGACGAGTCGGCACCCCGCACGTTGCTCGAACAACTGATCTGGGAGCGTCGCCAGACCTTCGAAGAGTTCGCCGAGTCTGCCGAGGAGTTCGCCAGGGAGCACGGCGAGCCGGGCACACTCAGCGTCCGACACCTTCAGCGGCTCGTGGCAGGCTCCCACCCAGACGGAAAGCCGCTCGGCCCGGTCCGGCCGGCGACGGCACGGCTTCTCGAACGGATCTTCGACATAAGCATCGATGAGCTCCTTGCGCCGCTCGACAGGCTGGCCGGAACGACGTTTCAACCACTGCGCGTCGCCGTTGCCATCGTGGTTCGCGGCTCCGATGTCCTGATCGTTTGCCGTCGCGCGGAGGACGCGAACGGCCTCTCATGGCAGTTTCCGGCCGGGGTGATCAAGCCGGGCGCACGTCCGGCTGTCATCGCAGTACGTGAGACGCTGGCCGAAACGGACGTCCATTGCGTGATCACGCGCAAGCTCGGCACTCGGCTGCACCCGACGACCGGCGTGCTGTGCGAGTACGTCCTGTGCGACTACGTGGCCGGTGAGGCACGCAACGTCGACGTCGTCGAGAACGTCGCGGCAATCTGGGTTGATCGTGCCGATCTCACCCGGTTCATTCCCGATGGTCAGGTCTACGGCCCGG
This window of the Amycolatopsis balhimycina FH 1894 genome carries:
- a CDS encoding NUDIX hydrolase encodes the protein MRDADRDESAPRTLLEQLIWERRQTFEEFAESAEEFAREHGEPGTLSVRHLQRLVAGSHPDGKPLGPVRPATARLLERIFDISIDELLAPLDRLAGTTFQPLRVAVAIVVRGSDVLIVCRRAEDANGLSWQFPAGVIKPGARPAVIAVRETLAETDVHCVITRKLGTRLHPTTGVLCEYVLCDYVAGEARNVDVVENVAAIWVDRADLTRFIPDGQVYGPVLRALDAATDATQRAGSS